In the Populus trichocarpa isolate Nisqually-1 chromosome 8, P.trichocarpa_v4.1, whole genome shotgun sequence genome, aaaaaccctcaaaacaacattattttaaattaatttttgttttaataacatcaataacaaaaaaataatattaaaacccTGACctcattactcttttttttttaaaaaaaatcccaagtaattaacaagatattttaaaagttgtttgGTTGCTTATAAGAGCCTAGCTGCTTGTTAACGAGTGCAACCGCaagttgcataaaaaaaaaaaaaaaaaaagatgctttTAATGAGCGGTTGCACCTCATTAACGAATGTGCTCTAATTTGTAGCGCCATTAGCTTACGTTAACCGATCACTATCCAGTAATTATTCATTATTCTCCTTATAATAAAGAATAGTGCAAGAAGTAGCAATTCCTCGTGTCGTTTTACTGGGTAGCCACTATATGACAATCGAGGACATCTCACACTCTAGTCGGTACTCAAAAGGTGATTTTATAAACTAATATGATCTAATATTGTCCCGTGTGTTTTTGACCTTCTGCGTGTGAGCCATAGAGACTCTTGGTTCCTGGAAATTGCTTGatgcttttttaatattagagaTGCTTTTAATCTTTCTCGTCTTTGGACTTTTCAAGCACGTGCATGCTCTTAGAATTTGGTGTATAAATACCCACCAAGGCCTTGTAAGCTTGAGACCAATTAGTGAAAATCATTGTTCTCTGAGGCATCAAAGGAGGATAAGAGAGAATTAATCTATACTGTTCATTCAAGTTCatacataaacaaaagaaaccGACATGGTGAGGGCTCCTTGCTGTGAGAAAATGGGATTGAAAAGGGGGCCATGGACACCTGAAGAAGATCAGATCTTGATCTCCTACGTTCAGAAATATGGCCATAGCAATTGGCGTGCGCTGCCTAAGCAAGCTGGTAAGTTATTCTGATAACCCTTCTCGGGTTTTCATCTGGAACGttcttttttatgagttttgCTATGAAGGTTAGCCCTAAAGAACGCATGAAAGGATTCTGTCTGACACTGGAacttttggttatttatttctGCTGTATGTGGCCAGCCAAGAGGCAGTTGGTCTTGAGGAGTATTATTGATCTAAGCACCATGTCAGAAATTAGATGAATGATATCTGTCAAAGCAAATTTATAATGAGAGTTTTGAACCAAATTAGTCTAATAAGCTATCTTAGTTAAGAAGGTCCTGGTTATCTCTATTGCATGGCTAATGTTTTATTTCTCTTCTCTGCAGGTTTACAAAGATGTGGCAAGAGTTGCAGACTCCGATGGGTAAACTACTTGCGGCCAGATATAAAGAGAGGCAACTTCAGCAAGGAAGAAGAGGAAGCTATCATCAAGTTGCATGAAATTCTTGGAAATAGGTACGCACTGCTTGGATTGTCAAATTCTATATATGAAGTGATTTCTTGTTGGCTCTTGGAAACTTCCATTATTCATTAGATTTAAATTACTTCATCACCATTAATTAACTTGATCAAATAAACAATGACAAAATGGCAATTTGTGTTTGCATAGGTTCTCTCttcttcattaattatttgGTGGGGTCTAGAAGTTTAATTCACGGAAACAAACGTGTTTTCTGCTTCAAATTCAGTAGGGACTGAAGCTATGTTATCGAAAAAGTTCTTTAGTTTTATCGGACTGCAGTAACTGGAACAGGAACCCCACCACTGAAacaggatttttttaaaaaaaaaagataagaaacgaATTATAATTGGAGTTGAGATCTTCCCTGATTAATTTAGGTAACCACAAGAGGAAATTGTACAGCTCGATGTCAATCATAAGTCGATCATGAGATTTTGTTTTCGATGCAGATCAAGTTACTTGCTGTTCCGcatgaaccttttttttcctgtccAACTCATTATCTCACACaaattttcttccattttccaGGTGGTCAGCAATTGCATCAAGATTACCAGGAAGGACAGACAATGAGATTAAGAATGTATGGCACACCCACTTGCTAAAAAGACTCAAACAAAATGGCGAACCCAAGTCACAACAACACATCAGAATACCAGATTGTCATCTCAATGACAATAAACTATCACAATCGGCAAATTCGACTATTCCTTCTCTTTCAGGGTGTAAGAGCATAGAGTACGCGCAGATCTCCCCTCAACCCTCTTCTAGTGATCACTCCTCAGTCACGGATACTTCAGTCACCACTTCAGAAACAAACAACACCGGCTTGATCAAGGTTGAAAACATAGACTCATCAGAGATTTATCCAGTGATTGATGAAGATTTCTGGTCAGAACCAGAAATGGTTGAGAATTCTGGCATGCCATCATCAAATTTTCTAGACGACTCACAATTTCCATTCCCCTCACCAGACACTATGGAACGGGCAGGATGTTATGGTTACGGTCCAAAGGTTGACGATAACATGGAATTTTGGTACAACCTTTTTATTAAATCTGGGGGAATAGAAGAACTACCAGTTCAATACTTGCAGAGGTATAGCTATCTGGCGGATGAAAGAATCTGAATACTATGGTGTCTTGTTTTCGACCTCTTCGACATCGAAAGTACCTGGGAAATCGTGGGGTAGACTTGTCCAAGTCCAAAAGATAGAATCATtggttgaagaagaaaaaagaaaagcaagtctaggaaaaaaaaaaaaaaagggcgaTTATTCCCTTGATTTGCTGCAAATTGAGAGGACACAAAGAAGAATGAAGTGGGCTACATATATAGGAATTTTTTGTATAGTGACAAGGGATGTCTAAAGGGTGGAATCTTCGTTGAACAAATGTTTATGATGaatctttttattcataaaactCTAACCATTATGTAAATCAAAATAGTGAATTAATGTTATGAATCCTGGATTATTATCGGTTGTGCAGTGAACTTCTGCAACTGGTTTGATCTGTGTGAATTTAGTTCATACAATAATTTCTCGTTGTATACCTGTATTACGGTGAAGATATATAATCTAGCTTTAACGCATCACATGCATTTTATCCTCTCGTGACTCGATTCTTTTCATTTGCCTGCCTCCATGTTGCATTTGATCATGGAAGATGATTCCTCGATTAATTACTCAGACAGAATGAACCAGTTGATGATGGTTTGCTTAAAATTCCTGTAGTGGTGAACTTGGAACCGCTGCAATAACAGTTGATATGCTGCCATGTACATGCTGGCATCCAACTGTTGCTGTTGTCGAGGCATATCACATTAAGGAAGAATTCGAACCCAGCTAACCCCTGCTGTACAAATAAAATTCAGGATGATATAGTttattatagtgtttttttaactgtgttagctgttattttttaaagaatttttgtttggaaacctattaaaatatttttttaattttatttttgatattaatacatcaaaattatccggaaatatattaaaaatttaatttaaagtaaaaaaaaaagataaaaaaat is a window encoding:
- the LOC7473461 gene encoding transcription factor MYB30 — protein: MVRAPCCEKMGLKRGPWTPEEDQILISYVQKYGHSNWRALPKQAGLQRCGKSCRLRWVNYLRPDIKRGNFSKEEEEAIIKLHEILGNRWSAIASRLPGRTDNEIKNVWHTHLLKRLKQNGEPKSQQHIRIPDCHLNDNKLSQSANSTIPSLSGCKSIEYAQISPQPSSSDHSSVTDTSVTTSETNNTGLIKVENIDSSEIYPVIDEDFWSEPEMVENSGMPSSNFLDDSQFPFPSPDTMERAGCYGYGPKVDDNMEFWYNLFIKSGGIEELPVQYLQRYSYLADERI